A single Bosea sp. PAMC 26642 DNA region contains:
- a CDS encoding IS3 family transposase (programmed frameshift) has protein sequence MKRSRFSEEQIIAILKEQESGVSVADLCRKHGVSDASIYKWKAKFGGMDVSEARRLRTLEDENAKLKRMLADAMLDNVALKDLPGKEMVTPAAERKAVAHLVEHHAMSERRACKAIGCCRMTVRYQSARPDDRALRDRMIAIARERRRFGYRRLHVLLKREGHVVYHKRLFRLYREEKLAVRRRGGRKRAIGTRAPMLVPLGPNERWSLDFVSDQFTDGRRFRILAIVDDCTRENVALLADTSLSGIRVARELDRVIAGRGRPKMVVSDNGSEFTSNAILAWADQSSVEWHYIAPGKPMQNGFIASFNGRLRDELLNETLFSSLSQARTALANWRSDYNTERPHSQLGWQTPSVFASTFTPRRALTPRYATSTAPEPVASPARTGSTTAGNELKAG, from the exons ATGAAGCGCAGCCGCTTTTCGGAAGAGCAGATCATCGCGATCCTGAAGGAACAGGAATCGGGTGTCTCGGTCGCCGATCTCTGCCGCAAGCACGGTGTGAGCGACGCCAGCATTTACAAGTGGAAGGCGAAGTTCGGCGGGATGGACGTGTCGGAGGCCAGGCGCCTGCGCACGCTGGAGGACGAGAACGCCAAGCTGAAGCGGATGCTGGCCGATGCGATGCTCGACAATGTCGCGCTGAAGGATCTGC CTGGGAAAGAAATGGTGACGCCCGCTGCCGAGCGGAAAGCCGTCGCGCATCTCGTGGAGCATCACGCGATGAGCGAACGGCGTGCGTGTAAAGCCATCGGCTGCTGCCGCATGACCGTCCGATACCAATCCGCGCGCCCTGACGATCGCGCTCTGCGGGATCGCATGATTGCGATCGCCCGCGAGCGCCGACGCTTCGGCTATCGGCGTCTACATGTCCTGCTCAAACGCGAAGGCCATGTCGTGTACCACAAGCGGCTCTTCCGGCTGTATCGGGAGGAGAAGCTGGCGGTGCGCCGGCGCGGTGGCCGCAAGCGGGCCATCGGCACCAGAGCGCCGATGCTGGTGCCCCTCGGGCCCAACGAGCGCTGGTCTCTCGACTTCGTCTCCGACCAGTTCACCGATGGCCGCCGCTTCCGGATCCTGGCCATCGTGGATGACTGCACGCGAGAGAACGTGGCGCTGCTCGCCGACACCTCACTGTCGGGGATTCGGGTCGCGCGCGAACTCGACCGTGTGATCGCCGGGCGCGGCAGGCCCAAGATGGTCGTCAGCGACAATGGCAGCGAGTTCACCAGCAACGCGATCCTGGCATGGGCGGATCAGTCCAGCGTCGAATGGCACTACATCGCGCCCGGCAAGCCGATGCAGAACGGCTTCATCGCGAGCTTCAATGGCCGCCTGCGAGACGAACTGTTGAACGAGACGCTGTTCTCGTCCCTCTCACAGGCCCGGACCGCCTTGGCCAACTGGCGCTCAGACTACAACACCGAACGCCCTCACTCCCAGCTCGGGTGGCAGACGCCGTCTGTCTTCGCCTCGACCTTCACCCCGCGACGAGCTCTGACGCCGCGCTATGCGACAAGCACAGCGCCAGAGCCCGTCGCTTCACCAGCCCGGACGGGCTCCACAACCGCCGGAAACGAACTCAAGGCTGGATAA
- a CDS encoding 2-hydroxyacid dehydrogenase, whose product MTFLYKSEVARGNHWKSIFATREPNLPFRMWPDVGDPALVRYIAAWLPPDDIATAYPNLEVLFSVGAGVDQLDLDAVPSHVKVVRMLDPSVPEIMAEYVVTAVLSLHCDVLTHAAQQQSGIWNPLPSRSAGSRRVGVLGLGQLGRLACNKLATAGFRVAGWSRSRHEIDSIETFVGADEFDAFLGRTDILVCLLPLTPATQGILGGSVFSRLPHGAMIVNVGRGGHLDQAALLAALDSGQISGAVLDVTDPEPLPSNHPMWQHPRILLTPHIASAAQPETSVEVILDNLQLLRAGKDPIGLIDRQRGY is encoded by the coding sequence ATGACGTTCCTGTACAAATCCGAAGTGGCTCGCGGTAATCACTGGAAGTCCATTTTCGCGACACGAGAGCCGAATCTACCCTTTCGGATGTGGCCCGATGTAGGTGATCCCGCGCTGGTTCGGTACATAGCGGCTTGGCTACCGCCAGACGACATTGCAACCGCATATCCAAACCTCGAAGTCTTATTCTCCGTCGGGGCCGGTGTAGACCAACTCGATTTGGACGCTGTGCCGTCGCATGTGAAAGTCGTTAGGATGCTCGATCCGAGCGTCCCTGAGATTATGGCTGAATATGTTGTCACCGCAGTGCTATCCTTGCATTGCGACGTCCTGACCCACGCAGCTCAGCAACAGAGCGGGATATGGAATCCGCTGCCGTCCCGCTCCGCGGGAAGCAGGCGCGTGGGCGTGCTCGGCCTTGGCCAATTGGGCAGACTTGCTTGCAACAAACTGGCTACCGCCGGCTTCCGGGTCGCCGGGTGGAGCCGCTCCCGGCACGAGATAGACAGTATCGAGACGTTTGTAGGGGCGGACGAGTTCGACGCGTTCCTGGGGCGGACCGACATTCTGGTTTGCCTTTTGCCACTGACACCGGCTACCCAAGGCATACTGGGCGGCAGTGTTTTTTCCCGCCTTCCACATGGTGCCATGATTGTGAATGTCGGGCGTGGTGGCCATCTTGATCAGGCCGCACTGTTGGCGGCTCTAGACAGTGGTCAAATTTCCGGAGCCGTGCTCGATGTGACTGATCCTGAGCCACTGCCTTCGAATCACCCAATGTGGCAGCATCCGCGCATTCTGCTCACCCCGCATATCGCGAGTGCCGCACAGCCGGAGACATCCGTAGAGGTTATCTTAGATAACCTTCAATTGCTTCGGGCAGGCAAGGATCCAATCGGATTGATTGATCGACAGCGCGGATACTGA
- a CDS encoding alpha-hydroxy acid oxidase: MTRPAFAHILNVEDARRAARRRLPHGLFEYIDRGSEDEISIAANRQRLDAIRLSPSVLVDVSQRSTATEILGQPQPIPLVIAPTAAAGLVWHDGEIAIAKAAAAAGIPFCVSTQSITSIERIAAESGAKLWFQLYVWKNRQRMLALLDRAWAAGAETLVLTVDTAVGPNREYNQRNGFGIPLKASVRAGVDMILHPRWTASVMLRSLVASGVPTYAHYPDEFRTQLGRTALSDELNLATDVTWEDVRLLRQSWKGKLVLKGILRVHDALTALSHGVDAVVVSNHGARNLDCAPGPTEVLPAIVEAVAGRMEILADSGVRRGSDIARFLALGASGVLIGRATLYGVAIGGAAGSGRVLDILAHELNVTMGMLGAHRLADLRC; encoded by the coding sequence ATGACCAGACCTGCCTTCGCCCACATCCTGAACGTCGAGGACGCGCGCCGCGCCGCTAGGCGGCGGCTGCCGCATGGACTGTTCGAATATATCGACCGGGGCAGCGAGGACGAGATCTCGATCGCCGCCAACCGGCAGCGGCTCGACGCGATCCGCCTGTCGCCCTCGGTCCTTGTCGACGTGTCGCAGCGCTCGACCGCCACCGAAATCCTCGGCCAACCGCAGCCGATCCCACTTGTCATCGCCCCCACCGCCGCGGCTGGACTGGTCTGGCACGATGGCGAGATCGCGATCGCCAAGGCTGCCGCCGCCGCCGGCATCCCGTTCTGCGTCTCGACGCAGTCGATCACCTCAATCGAGCGCATCGCGGCGGAATCGGGCGCGAAGCTGTGGTTCCAGCTCTATGTCTGGAAGAACCGACAGCGCATGCTGGCGCTGCTCGACCGGGCCTGGGCGGCAGGCGCCGAGACGCTGGTGCTGACGGTCGATACCGCCGTCGGCCCCAACCGCGAATATAATCAGCGCAACGGCTTCGGCATCCCGCTCAAGGCCTCGGTGCGCGCCGGCGTCGACATGATACTGCATCCGCGCTGGACGGCTTCCGTGATGCTGCGCTCGCTGGTCGCCTCGGGCGTGCCGACCTATGCGCACTACCCCGACGAATTCCGCACCCAGCTTGGACGTACGGCCCTCTCCGACGAGCTGAACCTGGCGACGGACGTGACCTGGGAGGATGTCCGCCTGCTGCGCCAAAGCTGGAAGGGCAAGCTCGTCCTGAAAGGCATCCTACGCGTCCATGATGCCCTGACCGCGCTCTCCCACGGCGTCGATGCGGTCGTCGTTTCCAACCATGGCGCGCGCAATCTTGACTGCGCGCCGGGCCCGACGGAGGTGCTGCCGGCCATAGTCGAGGCGGTCGCCGGACGGATGGAGATCTTGGCCGATAGCGGCGTGCGCCGGGGCTCCGACATCGCTCGCTTTCTCGCGCTCGGCGCGAGCGGCGTCCTGATCGGCCGCGCGACGCTCTATGGCGTGGCGATCGGCGGTGCCGCCGGATCCGGGCGCGTGCTCGATATCCTTGCGCACGAACTCAATGTCACCATGGGCATGCTAGGCGCACACAGACTGGCCGATCTACGATGCTGA
- a CDS encoding NAD(P)/FAD-dependent oxidoreductase: protein MTRETPLTVAVIGAGIVGLCAALEIQRAGHRVVIIEPDEPGGRQAASYGNGAWLSPAAIMPISVPGLWRKIPRFLLDPTGPFTIAWRDLPHLACWLTRFILAGRSWRRIETCVAARYPLCKGTVTDHAALADEAGVPQLITREGLIFVYRDRAEFLAEAREWRMRAALGVRFSEIAEADLRRLLPQLGPAYRFGARLDDGGQVADPGAYCRALAELAFKRGAMRVAAGATGFTIAGGRLSAVETEGGPVACDRAVIAAGIGSRALAVQAGDAVPLISERGYHVVIPDPGIALAAGLMPSDGKMAVVSTPQGLRVAGQVELAAVSTPPDWRRADILLGFARTMFPALAETFDSATIDRWMGHRPSTPDGLPCIGAASACPDLFHAFGHAHTGLIQAPATARLVAALIDGRKPPFDPSPYCARRFGG from the coding sequence GTGACGCGCGAAACGCCCCTAACCGTGGCCGTCATCGGCGCCGGCATCGTCGGCCTCTGCGCGGCGCTGGAAATCCAGCGCGCGGGGCACCGCGTCGTGATCATCGAGCCCGACGAGCCGGGCGGGCGACAGGCCGCGTCCTATGGCAACGGCGCCTGGCTCAGCCCCGCCGCGATCATGCCGATCTCGGTCCCCGGGCTCTGGCGCAAGATCCCGCGGTTCCTGCTCGATCCGACCGGCCCTTTCACGATCGCCTGGCGCGATCTGCCACACCTAGCCTGCTGGCTGACGCGCTTCATACTGGCTGGACGAAGCTGGCGGCGCATCGAGACCTGCGTCGCGGCCCGCTACCCGCTCTGCAAGGGCACGGTGACCGACCATGCCGCGCTCGCCGACGAGGCGGGCGTGCCGCAACTGATCACGCGAGAAGGGCTGATCTTCGTCTATCGCGATCGCGCCGAGTTCCTGGCGGAGGCCCGCGAATGGCGGATGCGCGCCGCGCTCGGCGTGCGCTTCTCCGAGATTGCGGAGGCAGACCTGCGTCGTCTGCTGCCGCAGCTGGGGCCGGCCTATCGCTTTGGCGCGCGGCTCGACGATGGCGGGCAGGTGGCCGATCCCGGCGCCTATTGCCGCGCCCTGGCTGAACTGGCGTTCAAGCGCGGAGCCATGCGCGTCGCCGCAGGCGCGACCGGCTTCACCATCGCCGGCGGCCGGCTGAGCGCCGTCGAGACCGAGGGCGGACCCGTCGCCTGCGACCGGGCCGTGATCGCGGCCGGCATCGGCTCGCGCGCACTCGCCGTTCAAGCCGGCGACGCCGTCCCCCTGATCTCGGAGCGCGGCTATCATGTCGTGATACCCGATCCCGGCATCGCGCTCGCGGCGGGGCTGATGCCGTCCGACGGCAAGATGGCGGTGGTTTCGACACCGCAGGGCCTGCGCGTAGCCGGGCAGGTCGAACTCGCGGCCGTGTCGACGCCTCCGGACTGGCGCCGCGCCGACATCCTGCTCGGTTTCGCCCGCACCATGTTCCCCGCGCTCGCCGAGACCTTCGACAGCGCCACGATCGACCGCTGGATGGGCCACCGGCCCTCGACGCCGGACGGGCTGCCCTGTATCGGAGCAGCCTCCGCATGCCCGGACTTGTTCCACGCTTTCGGTCACGCCCATACCGGACTGATCCAGGCTCCGGCGACGGCCAGGCTGGTCGCGGCCCTGATCGACGGACGCAAACCACCCTTCGATCCCTCACCCTATTGTGCACGGAGATTCGGCGGATGA
- a CDS encoding amino acid ABC transporter ATP-binding protein, whose amino-acid sequence MTSKIEVSGLRKSFGALTVLRDINLAVEPGAVVALIGPSGSGKSTLLRCLNLLVVPEGGRIRIGESSFSFGDGSKLPGVREQARFRSNTGMVFQHFNLFPHMSVLQNVMEGPLSVKNMPKAEAQALARRLLAKVGLSDKVDAYPNKLSGGQKQRVAIARALAMEPEVMLFDEATSALDPELVGEVLGVMRDLAAEGMTMIIVTHEMGFAREVADRVIFMRDGVIVEEGPAREIIENPTQDATRAFLNHFHTRG is encoded by the coding sequence ATGACATCAAAAATCGAGGTTTCCGGGCTGCGCAAGAGTTTTGGCGCTCTGACCGTGCTCCGCGACATCAATCTGGCGGTAGAGCCGGGCGCGGTGGTCGCGCTGATCGGTCCGTCGGGCTCCGGCAAATCGACGCTGCTGCGTTGCCTGAACCTGCTGGTGGTCCCCGAGGGCGGCCGGATCCGGATCGGTGAGAGCAGCTTTTCCTTCGGCGACGGCTCGAAGCTGCCCGGCGTGCGCGAACAGGCCCGCTTCCGCTCCAACACCGGCATGGTGTTCCAGCACTTCAACCTGTTCCCGCATATGAGCGTCCTCCAGAACGTCATGGAGGGGCCGCTCTCGGTGAAGAACATGCCGAAGGCCGAGGCACAGGCGCTGGCGCGACGGCTGCTCGCCAAGGTGGGCCTGAGCGACAAGGTCGACGCCTATCCCAACAAGCTCTCCGGCGGCCAGAAGCAGCGCGTCGCCATCGCCCGGGCGCTGGCGATGGAGCCCGAGGTCATGCTCTTCGACGAGGCGACCTCGGCGCTCGACCCCGAACTCGTCGGCGAGGTTCTGGGCGTGATGCGCGATCTCGCCGCCGAGGGCATGACCATGATCATCGTCACCCATGAGATGGGCTTTGCCCGCGAGGTTGCCGACCGCGTCATCTTCATGCGCGACGGCGTGATTGTCGAGGAAGGCCCGGCGCGCGAGATCATCGAGAACCCGACCCAGGACGCGACCCGCGCCTTCCTTAACCATTTCCACACCCGCGGCTGA
- a CDS encoding amino acid ABC transporter permease: protein MAYTWHFDVIWGYRWLFLTGTAVTIGLTIAIVVLGMAVGLVAGIAQISRSPVLRWLSWAYIEMFRLTPLLVLLLWFYYALPILTGIKLDALSAAIITLSLYGGSFYAEVIRGGIVSIEPGQSEAGLALGMTPARVMRRIVLPQAIKRMIPPLMNQSIIQFKNTSLVSVLAVPDLLYQGQVAAMDTYRALEVYTVVAAIYVAVLLPLTAIVKRAEKQLAHSN from the coding sequence ATGGCTTACACTTGGCATTTCGATGTGATCTGGGGCTACCGCTGGCTCTTCCTGACCGGCACTGCCGTCACCATCGGCCTGACGATCGCGATCGTCGTGCTCGGCATGGCGGTCGGACTCGTCGCCGGGATCGCCCAGATCTCGCGATCGCCGGTGCTGCGCTGGCTGTCCTGGGCCTATATCGAGATGTTCCGGCTGACGCCGCTGCTGGTGCTGCTGCTCTGGTTCTACTACGCGCTGCCGATCCTGACCGGCATCAAACTCGACGCGCTCTCCGCCGCGATCATCACGCTCTCGCTATATGGCGGATCGTTTTATGCCGAGGTGATACGGGGCGGCATCGTTTCGATCGAACCCGGCCAGAGCGAGGCCGGGCTGGCGCTGGGCATGACGCCGGCACGGGTGATGCGACGCATCGTGCTGCCGCAGGCGATCAAGCGGATGATCCCGCCGCTGATGAACCAGTCGATTATCCAGTTCAAGAACACCTCGCTGGTCTCGGTGCTGGCGGTGCCCGACCTGCTCTATCAGGGCCAGGTTGCGGCGATGGACACCTATCGCGCGCTCGAGGTCTATACCGTCGTCGCCGCGATCTACGTCGCCGTGCTTCTGCCGCTGACGGCAATCGTCAAGCGGGCGGAAAAGCAGCTCGCTCACAGCAACTGA
- a CDS encoding transporter substrate-binding domain-containing protein: MIARRDLAGLIGAGAVAATALTLTANSASAQSATQNTFDRVMAKKKMRLGAVTSSAPWFMKDPATGKWAGHFYTIGAALAADMEVELELVETTWGNAVLDLQADKIDIMFGLNPTPKRAMAVDFSGTVYDSALVVIAKPGFEPKSWADMNKPEIKISVDVGSAHDQIASRLCPKAQITRFKTISEAMLALRSGRVDAQCIFWMGGVRAVKADAALGKVIVPQPFFGSTSNAAFRRESDKTWRDFVNTWIVYARGLGLVREAVVSSLEQVGVMPDDLPPGITL; the protein is encoded by the coding sequence ATGATTGCACGCAGAGATCTTGCAGGCCTGATCGGGGCCGGAGCAGTGGCAGCCACGGCGCTGACGCTGACCGCCAACAGCGCCAGCGCCCAGAGCGCGACGCAAAACACCTTCGACCGCGTCATGGCCAAGAAGAAGATGCGCCTCGGCGCAGTGACCTCCAGCGCGCCCTGGTTCATGAAGGACCCGGCGACGGGCAAATGGGCCGGCCATTTCTACACGATCGGCGCGGCGCTCGCTGCCGACATGGAGGTCGAGCTGGAACTCGTCGAGACGACCTGGGGCAACGCCGTCCTCGATCTCCAGGCCGACAAGATCGACATCATGTTCGGCCTCAACCCCACGCCGAAACGGGCCATGGCGGTGGACTTCTCCGGCACTGTCTACGACAGCGCGCTGGTCGTCATCGCCAAGCCCGGCTTCGAGCCCAAGAGCTGGGCCGACATGAACAAGCCGGAAATCAAGATCTCCGTCGATGTCGGCTCGGCTCATGACCAGATCGCCTCTCGGCTGTGCCCGAAAGCACAGATCACGCGCTTCAAGACCATCAGCGAGGCCATGCTGGCGCTGCGCAGCGGCCGCGTCGATGCCCAGTGCATCTTCTGGATGGGTGGCGTGCGCGCGGTAAAGGCCGATGCTGCCCTCGGCAAGGTGATCGTGCCCCAGCCCTTCTTCGGGTCGACATCGAACGCCGCGTTCCGTCGGGAATCCGACAAGACCTGGCGCGATTTCGTCAACACCTGGATCGTCTACGCGCGCGGCCTAGGGCTGGTTCGCGAAGCCGTCGTGTCCAGCCTCGAACAGGTCGGCGTGATGCCCGACGATCTGCCCCCGGGCATTACGCTCTGA
- a CDS encoding FAD-binding oxidoreductase, whose amino-acid sequence MLERLRAIVGEKGLITDPGEMEPWLTDWRQRRRGKALCVVSPATTSEVSAVVTLCAAQQQPVFPVGGNTGLCFGAVPESDRLDRIGIVLSLRRMNRIRAIDRATGIATVDAGVVLGDLHEAASDAGRQFPLHLGSEGSAQIGGLISTNAGGTGVVRYGPMRDLVAGIEVVLADGRVLTDLAALRKDNTGYMLRHLFIGAEGTLGIITGAALKLHPQTPNTAHAWVSVADPAAAVLLLTALQERAGSYILAFELVSASQFELVRRHVERVRFPFGEIPAWSVLIELGSEDTTTALNAILEEVLGAFLETSAIEDAVVAASEQQAADFWHVRHSVSEANKKEGIGIVHDVAVRTSDAAAFIASADAVAAKRFPQAVTQVVCHLGDGNVHYILMFQRAFWDSLNDADAFALEVERAIHDAAAVFEGTFSAEHGVGRKLTEELSRLADPLRYELMQRVKSLFDPLNLMNPGVLLAAKSA is encoded by the coding sequence GTGCTCGAGCGGCTGCGCGCCATCGTCGGAGAGAAGGGCCTGATCACCGATCCCGGTGAAATGGAACCCTGGCTGACCGACTGGCGTCAGCGCCGCCGCGGCAAGGCGCTGTGTGTCGTCTCTCCAGCGACAACGTCGGAAGTGTCGGCGGTGGTGACGCTGTGTGCCGCTCAGCAGCAGCCGGTCTTTCCGGTCGGCGGCAATACCGGCCTGTGCTTTGGGGCCGTGCCCGAAAGCGACCGGCTGGACAGGATCGGCATTGTGCTGTCGCTGCGCCGGATGAACCGCATTCGGGCGATCGATCGGGCTACAGGCATCGCGACGGTCGATGCCGGTGTTGTCCTCGGCGACCTGCATGAGGCTGCATCGGATGCCGGGCGCCAGTTTCCGCTGCATCTCGGCAGCGAGGGCAGCGCCCAGATAGGCGGCCTGATTTCGACCAATGCCGGTGGCACGGGCGTCGTGCGTTACGGCCCAATGCGAGATCTCGTCGCCGGGATCGAGGTCGTGCTCGCGGACGGGCGCGTGCTCACGGATCTGGCCGCCCTTCGCAAAGACAACACGGGCTATATGCTGCGCCATCTCTTTATCGGCGCGGAAGGCACGCTGGGGATCATCACCGGCGCGGCGCTCAAGCTGCATCCACAAACCCCCAATACGGCGCATGCCTGGGTTTCTGTCGCCGATCCGGCCGCTGCCGTCTTGCTGCTGACAGCGCTGCAGGAGCGCGCCGGCTCTTACATCCTTGCCTTCGAATTGGTATCCGCCTCGCAGTTCGAGCTGGTGCGCCGGCATGTCGAGCGGGTGCGCTTTCCCTTCGGCGAAATCCCGGCCTGGTCGGTGCTGATCGAACTCGGCAGCGAGGACACCACGACGGCGCTGAACGCCATCCTCGAAGAGGTATTGGGCGCCTTCCTCGAAACCAGCGCTATCGAAGATGCCGTCGTGGCCGCATCGGAGCAGCAGGCCGCCGATTTTTGGCATGTCCGACATTCGGTTTCGGAGGCTAACAAGAAAGAGGGCATCGGCATCGTCCACGACGTTGCCGTGCGGACATCTGATGCCGCCGCCTTCATTGCTTCTGCCGACGCCGTCGCCGCCAAGCGCTTCCCGCAGGCCGTGACACAGGTCGTCTGCCATCTTGGCGACGGCAATGTGCACTACATCCTGATGTTCCAGCGTGCGTTCTGGGACAGCTTGAACGACGCCGATGCCTTCGCGCTGGAGGTCGAGCGGGCGATCCATGATGCCGCGGCGGTCTTCGAGGGCACCTTCAGCGCCGAGCATGGCGTCGGCCGCAAGCTGACCGAGGAACTGTCCCGTCTCGCGGACCCGCTCCGCTACGAACTGATGCAGCGGGTCAAGTCGCTCTTCGACCCTCTGAACTTGATGAATCCCGGCGTCCTGCTCGCGGCGAAATCTGCTTGA
- the dapA gene encoding 4-hydroxy-tetrahydrodipicolinate synthase yields MTLTPDQLSGLYTAIVTPLTQDGAVDITGLQALVRFQLAAGAAGIVPIGGTGEYPAFSRSERRSIVSACVEAAAGKPVIPGVLSTGFEDALEAGLDFAEAGAAAVMTVTPYYAPGTQEGMRAYFRRYRDALDLPVMLYQIPRRTTVAAFADTVQAMAEDGSIIGMKYSSYDMPDFIRTVKYAGDKIAILSGEEPLFATHIALGAKGGVLASATIYPKIWLEIFELARQGKLREALKLQDRIDPVIDSIYVETNPGPLKAYMELVGRPVGGVRLPLLGPSPGTLEKLKAAAQGAKTIDLA; encoded by the coding sequence ATGACACTCACGCCGGACCAATTGAGCGGTCTCTACACCGCGATCGTCACGCCGTTGACGCAGGACGGCGCCGTCGACATCACGGGGTTGCAGGCTCTCGTCCGCTTTCAGCTCGCCGCCGGCGCGGCCGGCATCGTGCCGATCGGTGGCACGGGAGAATATCCCGCCTTCTCGCGCAGCGAGCGTCGCAGCATCGTGTCGGCCTGCGTCGAGGCAGCCGCCGGCAAGCCGGTCATCCCAGGGGTGCTATCGACCGGGTTTGAGGACGCACTGGAGGCTGGCCTCGACTTTGCCGAAGCCGGAGCTGCCGCAGTGATGACGGTGACGCCCTACTACGCACCTGGAACCCAGGAGGGCATGCGCGCTTATTTCCGGCGCTACCGCGACGCGCTCGACCTTCCGGTGATGCTCTACCAGATTCCGCGCCGCACCACGGTCGCGGCGTTTGCCGACACAGTGCAAGCAATGGCCGAGGACGGCTCGATCATCGGCATGAAATACTCGTCCTACGACATGCCGGACTTCATCCGTACCGTGAAATACGCCGGCGACAAGATCGCGATTCTAAGTGGTGAGGAGCCGCTCTTCGCCACCCATATCGCGCTGGGCGCCAAGGGCGGCGTCTTGGCTTCGGCGACGATCTACCCGAAAATCTGGCTTGAGATTTTCGAGCTTGCCCGCCAGGGCAAGCTCCGGGAAGCCTTGAAGCTGCAAGACCGGATCGATCCCGTGATCGACTCGATCTATGTCGAAACCAATCCCGGGCCGCTCAAGGCCTATATGGAGCTTGTCGGCAGGCCTGTCGGGGGCGTGCGCCTGCCGCTGCTCGGCCCGAGCCCCGGCACGCTGGAGAAGCTCAAGGCCGCCGCGCAAGGCGCAAAAACCATCGATCTCGCCTGA
- a CDS encoding helix-turn-helix domain-containing protein, whose product MPEISLAELGMSGDSTVAFSERDPVRTVDDRNGVDARGGVDIGTRLLKLRKSRRLTLQDVSVLTGVSASAFSKIERNELSPTISTMQRIAQGLGIELVTLLTDQDNSLGNVGGRRSISRAGAGSRHTTGTCNNVLLCADLKNKRATPILTTVTARSPDEYPAWAKSEAEIFVTVLDGTLIVHSRLYEPLELNKGDSVYYDATTEHTWTSKGPTDAAVLWVLVDI is encoded by the coding sequence ATGCCGGAGATTTCGCTTGCCGAGTTGGGCATGTCGGGCGATTCTACGGTCGCGTTCAGCGAGCGCGACCCGGTGCGGACGGTCGATGACCGCAATGGCGTCGATGCGCGCGGCGGCGTCGATATCGGCACGCGGCTGTTGAAGTTGCGTAAGAGTCGCCGCCTTACCTTGCAGGATGTCAGCGTGCTGACCGGCGTATCAGCTTCGGCGTTCTCCAAGATCGAGCGCAACGAGCTCTCGCCGACGATCTCGACCATGCAGCGGATTGCGCAGGGCCTGGGGATCGAATTGGTGACCCTGCTGACGGATCAAGACAACAGTCTCGGCAACGTCGGCGGGCGGCGGAGCATAAGCAGGGCTGGGGCCGGCAGCCGCCACACGACGGGCACCTGCAATAACGTTCTGCTGTGCGCGGATCTGAAGAACAAGCGCGCGACGCCGATCCTGACCACGGTGACGGCGCGTTCTCCGGACGAATATCCGGCTTGGGCGAAGTCCGAGGCGGAAATCTTCGTTACGGTGCTTGACGGCACGCTCATCGTTCACAGCCGCCTCTACGAGCCGCTCGAGCTCAACAAGGGCGACTCGGTCTATTACGATGCCACGACCGAGCACACGTGGACCTCGAAGGGGCCGACGGACGCCGCAGTGCTCTGGGTTCTCGTGGATATCTGA
- a CDS encoding SDR family NAD(P)-dependent oxidoreductase: MTARPIALVTGAAQGIGYACAEAIAESGARLVLADINAEGVTAAAERLGGGAVGMVCDMAEPEQIAALFARIAEEIGPISILVNNAGIALPGDFLETSLEQFRKVIDINLIGVFLATQHAAKAMVANGTKGSIVNMSSINAVLAIPTIAAYCASKGGVMQLTKATSLALAPHGIRVNAVGPGSIDTSMLAAVNANPKAIATVMSRTPLQRLGTAREIGDVVAFLASEKAAYITGETIYVDGGRAALNYTC; encoded by the coding sequence ATGACCGCTAGACCCATCGCCTTGGTAACCGGCGCCGCGCAAGGCATCGGCTATGCCTGCGCCGAAGCCATCGCCGAAAGCGGCGCACGTCTTGTGCTCGCCGACATCAATGCCGAGGGGGTCACGGCTGCTGCAGAGCGGCTGGGCGGCGGCGCCGTCGGGATGGTCTGTGATATGGCTGAACCCGAGCAGATCGCGGCGCTGTTTGCCCGGATTGCCGAGGAGATCGGTCCGATCTCGATTCTCGTCAACAATGCCGGCATCGCGTTGCCCGGCGATTTCCTGGAGACGTCTCTGGAGCAATTCCGCAAGGTCATCGACATCAATTTGATTGGTGTCTTCCTGGCGACCCAACACGCAGCGAAGGCGATGGTTGCAAATGGCACAAAGGGATCGATCGTCAACATGTCGTCGATCAACGCAGTTCTGGCGATCCCGACGATCGCCGCCTATTGCGCGTCCAAGGGCGGCGTGATGCAGCTTACCAAGGCGACCTCGCTCGCGCTGGCGCCCCATGGCATCCGTGTAAACGCCGTCGGCCCCGGTTCGATCGACACGAGCATGCTGGCAGCCGTCAATGCCAACCCGAAGGCAATTGCCACCGTGATGTCGCGCACGCCGCTGCAACGCCTGGGCACAGCGCGCGAAATCGGCGACGTCGTCGCCTTTCTCGCCAGCGAGAAGGCCGCTTACATCACCGGCGAGACGATCTATGTCGATGGCGGCAGGGCCGCACTGAACTACACCTGTTGA